From a single Chitinophaga sp. Cy-1792 genomic region:
- the nuoH gene encoding NADH-quinone oxidoreductase subunit NuoH: protein MTLLSIDWFFILEKIALIAAVLMLSLVVAMYSTWGERKVAAWIQDRFGPNRAGFMGLFQPLADGGKLFFKEEIIPTNSNKFLFILGPSIAMVVACMTSAVIPWGDTLTIAGREVSLQVADVNIGILFIFAVVGMGVYGIMIGGWASNNKYSLLASVRAASQIISYELPMGLALIALLMWTGTLSLKEIVEQQRHGMWNVWYQPLGFLIFLICAFAECNRAPFDLPEAENELNGGYHLEYSSMKLGFFLFAEYINMFISSALMATMYFGGYAFPGMDSLGVSPNLLTILGFFALFIKVLLFIFFFMWVRWTLPRFRYDQLMRLGWRVLIPLALFNMLATGATVLYLHR, encoded by the coding sequence ATGACGTTATTAAGCATAGACTGGTTTTTTATTCTGGAGAAAATAGCGCTGATAGCAGCGGTATTGATGCTCTCACTGGTAGTAGCGATGTATTCTACCTGGGGTGAAAGAAAGGTTGCGGCCTGGATCCAGGATCGTTTTGGTCCTAACCGTGCAGGTTTTATGGGTTTATTCCAGCCGCTGGCAGATGGTGGTAAACTGTTCTTCAAAGAAGAAATCATTCCTACCAACTCCAACAAATTCCTCTTCATCCTCGGCCCATCCATTGCTATGGTGGTGGCTTGTATGACCAGCGCCGTTATTCCATGGGGCGATACCCTGACCATTGCCGGCCGCGAGGTTTCCTTGCAGGTGGCAGACGTAAACATCGGTATCCTCTTCATCTTTGCCGTAGTAGGTATGGGTGTTTATGGTATCATGATCGGTGGCTGGGCATCCAATAATAAATATTCCCTGCTGGCATCTGTACGTGCTGCTTCCCAGATCATCTCCTATGAGCTGCCGATGGGACTGGCCTTGATTGCCCTCTTAATGTGGACAGGTACACTCAGTCTGAAAGAAATCGTTGAACAACAGCGTCATGGCATGTGGAACGTATGGTATCAGCCACTAGGTTTTCTGATCTTCCTGATTTGTGCTTTTGCAGAATGTAACCGTGCTCCTTTCGATCTTCCGGAAGCGGAGAATGAGCTGAACGGTGGTTATCACCTGGAGTATTCCTCCATGAAGCTGGGTTTCTTCCTGTTTGCTGAGTATATCAATATGTTTATCAGCTCTGCGCTGATGGCTACCATGTACTTTGGTGGCTATGCTTTCCCTGGAATGGATAGCCTGGGTGTTTCGCCTAACCTGCTGACCATCCTCGGATTCTTTGCGCTGTTTATCAAAGTGCTGCTCTTCATCTTCTTCTTTATGTGGGTACGCTGGACGTTACCACGTTTCAGATATGATCAGCTGATGCGTCTGGGCTGGAGAGTATTGATTCCGCTGGCATTGTTCAACATGCTGGCAACAGGAGCAACAGTATTATACTTACATCGTTAA
- a CDS encoding GxxExxY protein: MTENEISKEVVDLCFYLHQKYGPGLFESVYQQLLAYELRKKNYHVQEQAEIDIEHEGMVVPNAFKADLIINHKIIIELKSVKALEDVHYKQLYTYLKLTDLRLGLLINFNVKLIKDGIHRVVYRI, translated from the coding sequence ATGACTGAAAATGAAATCTCGAAAGAGGTTGTAGATCTTTGTTTTTATTTACACCAGAAATACGGTCCAGGGCTGTTTGAATCTGTTTATCAGCAATTACTTGCATATGAGTTACGTAAAAAGAATTATCATGTACAAGAGCAAGCTGAAATAGATATTGAACATGAAGGAATGGTTGTTCCAAATGCCTTTAAAGCAGATTTAATCATCAATCATAAAATAATAATTGAGCTAAAATCTGTCAAAGCACTGGAAGACGTACACTATAAACAACTATATACATATCTAAAGCTTACAGATTTAAGACTAGGTCTATTGATCAACTTTAATGTTAAGCTTATTAAAGATGGTATTCACCGGGTAGTTTATAGAATATAG
- a CDS encoding 2Fe-2S iron-sulfur cluster-binding protein yields the protein MAEEKKLFKVKIDNISVEVEPGTTILNAARGIGGDVVPPAMCYYSKLQGSGGKCRTCLVKVTKGSEADPRPMPKLVASCRTTVMDGMEVANITSPEVLEARKGIVEFLLINHPLDCPVCDQAGECDLQDLSYEHGAESTRYEFKRRTFEKIDLGEHIQLHMTRCILCYRCVFTADQLTEKREHGILDRGDHSQISTYIQQNLDNDFIGNVIDVCPVGALTDKTARFKNRVWFLKPVNAHRHCDNPKCCGKTVLWMRGDEIFRVTARKDQFGEVEEWICDTCRFDKKEVKDWTIEGPRQIDRHSVISQGHYVNTVKPKDPLVEVLDGRQPKLLFDIHSTSQVNRPNIDLSKIDGPAHSDDFDKK from the coding sequence ATGGCGGAGGAAAAAAAATTATTCAAGGTTAAGATCGATAACATCTCCGTGGAGGTCGAACCTGGTACAACCATATTGAACGCAGCGCGTGGTATTGGAGGAGATGTGGTGCCACCGGCTATGTGTTATTATTCCAAACTGCAGGGAAGTGGCGGTAAATGCCGTACCTGCCTGGTAAAAGTAACCAAAGGATCTGAAGCAGATCCTCGCCCTATGCCTAAGCTGGTTGCCAGCTGCCGTACTACTGTTATGGACGGTATGGAAGTAGCTAATATCACTTCCCCTGAAGTACTGGAAGCACGTAAAGGTATTGTGGAATTCCTGCTGATAAACCATCCGCTCGACTGTCCTGTTTGTGATCAGGCAGGTGAGTGCGACCTTCAGGACCTGAGCTATGAGCACGGTGCTGAATCTACCCGCTACGAATTCAAACGCAGAACATTCGAAAAAATTGATCTCGGTGAGCATATCCAGTTGCATATGACCCGTTGTATCCTCTGCTACCGTTGCGTATTCACAGCTGACCAGCTGACAGAAAAACGTGAACACGGTATACTCGACAGAGGCGACCACTCCCAGATCAGTACATATATTCAACAAAACCTGGACAACGACTTCATCGGTAACGTGATTGATGTTTGTCCGGTAGGTGCTCTCACCGATAAAACGGCCCGTTTCAAAAACCGTGTATGGTTCCTGAAACCGGTAAATGCTCACCGTCATTGCGACAATCCTAAATGCTGCGGTAAAACCGTTCTCTGGATGCGTGGTGATGAAATCTTCCGTGTAACTGCACGTAAAGATCAATTTGGTGAAGTAGAAGAGTGGATCTGTGATACCTGCCGCTTCGACAAGAAAGAGGTGAAAGACTGGACTATTGAAGGGCCTCGTCAAATCGACCGCCATAGCGTTATCAGCCAGGGCCATTATGTAAATACTGTAAAACCGAAAGATCCACTGGTAGAAGTACTGGACGGACGTCAGCCTAAACTGCTGTTCGATATCCACAGTACCAGCCAGGTAAACAGGCCGAATATTGATTTGTCAAAAATCGACGGGCCAGCTCATTCGGACGATTTTGATAAGAAATAA